From Paraflavitalea devenefica, the proteins below share one genomic window:
- a CDS encoding ribonuclease H-like YkuK family protein: MEQQWQRLDGTAIRRPIEEEVRSVLARETAKGHQVKVCIGTDSQVRAGTTAFATVIVFIRKGKGGFMYVLSDTSRQPMSVKERMLTEVGKSIEVAYQLCDLFTTYSIDMEVHADINTNPNFKSNHALKDAMGYIMGMGFAFRAKPYAFASSCCADKVV, from the coding sequence ATGGAACAGCAATGGCAGCGGCTGGATGGTACTGCCATCCGCCGCCCGATCGAAGAAGAAGTAAGATCGGTATTGGCAAGGGAAACAGCCAAAGGGCATCAAGTGAAGGTATGCATCGGTACCGATAGCCAGGTAAGGGCAGGTACTACCGCATTCGCCACCGTAATCGTATTCATCCGTAAGGGGAAAGGAGGATTTATGTACGTACTGAGCGACACCTCCCGGCAACCCATGAGTGTGAAAGAACGGATGCTGACGGAGGTAGGTAAAAGTATCGAGGTAGCCTACCAGTTGTGCGACCTGTTTACTACTTACAGTATAGATATGGAAGTGCATGCAGACATCAACACCAATCCCAACTTTAAAAGTAACCATGCCCTGAAAGATGCCATGGGCTATATTATGGGAATGGGATTTGCCTTCAGGGCCAAGCCTTACGCTTTTGCGAGTTCCTGTTGTGCAGATAAAGTGGTCTGA
- a CDS encoding GntR family transcriptional regulator, whose protein sequence is MKPFSVNVHHIPSKIKQIVHAVSMAIDNGGLKPHSKLPSINDFSKTYHYGRDTVEKAYRELIEEGYVYAVPAKGYYVVGRKDKKLKILLIFNKLSSYKKITYYSFIDTLQDKAVVDLQVHHYDVRRLEEILEANMGKYHYYVIMPHFFHKTSKKQYLKVLKTIPASQLMMLDKNVPELGKSHMSVYQDFKKDIHDVLESSVKLLKKYNRLIIVFPFQSNHPRDIIEGCFEFCLKHQKTFAVISSLDKELPQAGTAYIVTAESDLAQLIKKSKDANLQPGKNVGIISFNETVLKELLEITVITTDFEAMGKTAALMLLNKEAKQVKNPFRMIVRKSL, encoded by the coding sequence ATGAAGCCTTTCAGTGTAAATGTCCACCATATACCCAGTAAGATCAAACAGATTGTGCATGCTGTATCCATGGCCATCGACAATGGCGGCCTCAAACCACACAGCAAGCTGCCCAGCATCAATGATTTCAGCAAAACTTACCACTATGGGCGCGATACCGTAGAAAAAGCTTACCGTGAACTGATCGAGGAAGGATATGTATATGCCGTGCCGGCGAAGGGGTACTATGTAGTAGGCCGTAAAGATAAAAAGCTGAAAATACTGCTCATCTTCAACAAGCTCAGCTCCTATAAGAAAATAACGTATTACAGTTTTATTGATACCCTGCAGGACAAAGCGGTGGTAGACCTGCAGGTGCACCACTATGATGTACGCAGGCTGGAAGAGATACTGGAAGCCAATATGGGCAAATACCATTACTATGTGATCATGCCCCATTTCTTCCACAAAACGAGTAAGAAGCAATACCTGAAAGTACTAAAGACGATCCCGGCCTCCCAACTAATGATGCTGGATAAAAATGTACCGGAACTGGGCAAAAGCCATATGTCGGTATACCAGGACTTCAAAAAAGACATTCATGATGTGCTGGAGTCATCGGTGAAGCTGCTGAAAAAATACAACCGCCTCATTATTGTATTCCCCTTCCAGAGCAATCACCCGCGGGACATTATAGAAGGCTGCTTTGAGTTTTGCCTGAAGCACCAGAAAACATTTGCTGTTATTTCCAGTCTGGATAAAGAACTGCCACAGGCCGGCACTGCCTATATTGTTACGGCAGAATCGGACCTGGCGCAACTGATCAAGAAATCGAAGGACGCCAACCTGCAACCAGGGAAGAATGTGGGCATTATTTCCTTTAATGAAACCGTATTAAAAGAATTACTGGAGATTACGGTGATCACCACCGATTTCGAAGCGATGGGTAAAACGGCCGCCCTGATGTTGCTCAACAAAGAAGCGAAACAGGTGAAAAATCCTTTCCGTATGATCGTACGGAAATCGCTGTAA
- a CDS encoding type 1 glutamine amidotransferase domain-containing protein: MSKPIKVLFVTTSHDTLGETTEKTGLWLDELAAPYFIFKEAGAHIVIASPKGGPVPIDPKSESIISVTRNSKRFRNDIEAMNHLSRSLPLRDIREENFDVLFVAGGHGAMWDLAANPLLKQLLDNFLTKGKPVGAVCHGVAALLPLQDASGQPWVKGKQVTAFSNSEEESAGMTKLLPFLLETQLTSLGAAYSKGTNYTKYVATEGNLVTGQNPASAEEAAKMTLGLIRPTYSTIKK; encoded by the coding sequence ATGTCAAAGCCCATCAAAGTTTTATTCGTAACCACATCACATGATACATTGGGTGAAACCACCGAAAAGACAGGTTTGTGGCTGGATGAGCTGGCTGCTCCTTATTTTATTTTCAAAGAAGCAGGAGCGCATATTGTCATTGCTTCACCCAAAGGAGGGCCTGTGCCCATTGATCCCAAAAGTGAGTCTATTATTTCGGTAACCCGCAACTCGAAACGTTTCAGGAACGATATAGAAGCCATGAACCATTTATCACGCTCTTTACCGCTGCGCGACATCCGGGAAGAGAATTTTGATGTACTGTTTGTGGCAGGTGGCCACGGCGCTATGTGGGACCTCGCCGCCAATCCATTACTGAAACAGTTGCTGGATAATTTCCTCACCAAAGGCAAACCGGTAGGGGCAGTTTGCCATGGAGTAGCAGCCCTGCTGCCTTTGCAGGATGCCAGCGGCCAGCCCTGGGTAAAAGGAAAACAGGTAACTGCGTTCAGCAACAGTGAGGAAGAGTCGGCAGGTATGACCAAATTGCTTCCCTTCTTACTGGAAACCCAACTGACTTCCCTGGGAGCAGCATATTCCAAAGGAACAAACTATACGAAATACGTGGCGACTGAGGGTAACCTGGTAACCGGCCAGAATCCGGCTTCTGCTGAGGAAGCTGCGAAAATGACACTGGGCCTGATAAGACCTACCTACAGTACCATAAAGAAATAA
- a CDS encoding FecR family protein: protein MSLPIHIIEKYLRGDATEQECQLVNDWYYSFNDESALSEADLKQLHSQVRERIRRRLDENIRKLKTAQKRRSRLLKLAAAITIPAVLATGIYFFSKKNAGPAVTDPGAVAIAEDTIVPGGNKATLILADGRRIVLDSAGAGIIGAEGGLQIIKPEDGAIVYKASTPHRQAGAVLYNTIITPRGGQHQVTLPDGTKVWLNSASSLRYPIVFEGSSREVYLSGEGYFEVTTALSEKGMRKPFTVSVHTTRKDDMKVNVLGTKFNIMGYGDEEVVKTTLVEGRVELWHNSRNAAIAPGQQATFTKTDSGFTLAKADMRQALAWKNGEFRFEKMSIKGIMRQLSRWYETEVEYKGNVDGTYLSGVFPRTEDIKQLLEVLETTGLVTFQIKGKKITVLPQ, encoded by the coding sequence ATGAGCCTACCGATACATATTATAGAAAAATACCTGCGTGGAGACGCTACCGAACAAGAGTGCCAACTGGTAAATGATTGGTATTATTCATTTAACGATGAAAGTGCCCTATCTGAAGCTGACTTGAAACAACTTCACAGCCAGGTGCGTGAACGGATACGGAGACGTTTGGATGAAAATATCCGCAAGCTGAAGACCGCCCAAAAAAGACGCAGCAGGTTGCTGAAGCTTGCGGCGGCTATTACAATACCGGCTGTGCTGGCCACTGGCATCTATTTTTTTAGTAAGAAAAACGCTGGACCTGCTGTTACTGATCCCGGCGCTGTTGCTATTGCGGAAGACACCATTGTGCCTGGGGGTAATAAGGCAACACTTATTTTGGCAGATGGGAGAAGGATTGTGCTGGACAGCGCTGGCGCTGGCATTATAGGAGCAGAAGGTGGTTTGCAAATCATTAAACCGGAAGATGGAGCTATCGTATATAAAGCTAGTACTCCGCATAGGCAGGCTGGCGCGGTACTGTATAACACGATCATAACACCGCGTGGTGGTCAACACCAGGTGACGTTGCCGGATGGCACCAAGGTATGGCTCAACTCGGCATCCTCATTACGCTACCCCATCGTATTTGAAGGAAGCAGCCGTGAAGTATATCTGTCGGGGGAGGGCTATTTTGAAGTAACAACAGCTTTGTCAGAGAAAGGGATGAGAAAACCTTTCACCGTTTCTGTCCATACCACCCGTAAGGATGATATGAAGGTGAACGTGCTTGGCACCAAGTTTAACATTATGGGTTATGGTGATGAAGAGGTGGTGAAAACTACACTGGTTGAGGGGCGCGTAGAACTATGGCACAATAGCCGGAATGCAGCTATAGCGCCTGGTCAGCAGGCAACATTCACAAAAACGGATTCAGGGTTTACCCTTGCCAAAGCGGATATGCGGCAGGCGCTTGCCTGGAAAAACGGGGAGTTCCGGTTTGAAAAAATGAGCATAAAGGGGATCATGCGGCAGTTGTCGCGCTGGTACGAAACAGAAGTAGAATACAAAGGAAATGTGGACGGGACTTATTTATCCGGCGTCTTTCCCAGGACGGAAGATATTAAACAGTTGCTGGAAGTGCTTGAAACTACCGGCCTTGTTACTTTTCAAATAAAAGGGAAGAAAATTACGGTCCTGCCTCAATAA
- a CDS encoding slipin family protein, translated as MKQVTVNAWQVGLVFKRGVYQRMLKEGNYWFWDNPAVNIYEVTKPFIAPVELNILLQDSHLAEALQVVEVKDSEIVVHYENGLLKEVLTAGRYTFWKSVVAHDFVRLDTSKIDITENIDRATIQHKLVAPYMRSISVENYEQALLFVDGQFVKILSSGVYFWYKNGISLYVNKVDTRQQQLEINGQEILTKDKAALRINAWTQYKVTDIEKALLQNKEYDKQLYISFQLALREYISTLGFDELLEKKESIAPFILAQVKEKATVLGIEVAGFGIRDIILPGDVKEIMNQVLIAEKKAQANTIMRREETASTRSLLNTAKLMEDNAMLWKLKEMEYVEKIADKISNISVNGNGVLIEQLKQIFVPQK; from the coding sequence ATGAAACAAGTAACAGTAAATGCCTGGCAAGTGGGCCTGGTATTTAAGCGTGGTGTATACCAGCGTATGTTGAAAGAAGGGAATTACTGGTTCTGGGACAACCCGGCAGTAAACATTTACGAGGTGACCAAACCCTTCATAGCACCCGTGGAACTGAATATCCTGTTGCAGGATAGCCACCTGGCAGAAGCCCTGCAGGTGGTGGAAGTGAAAGATAGTGAGATCGTAGTGCACTACGAAAACGGTCTGCTGAAAGAAGTATTGACTGCCGGTCGTTACACTTTCTGGAAAAGTGTGGTAGCGCATGATTTTGTGCGGCTGGATACCAGCAAGATAGATATCACCGAAAACATTGATCGTGCTACCATTCAGCATAAGCTGGTAGCGCCGTATATGCGTAGCATCAGCGTAGAGAACTATGAACAGGCTCTCCTGTTTGTAGACGGCCAATTTGTGAAGATATTGTCAAGTGGGGTATATTTCTGGTATAAGAACGGCATCAGCCTCTATGTCAACAAGGTGGATACCCGCCAGCAACAACTGGAGATCAACGGGCAGGAAATACTGACCAAAGACAAAGCGGCTTTGCGTATCAATGCCTGGACACAGTACAAGGTGACCGATATAGAAAAAGCATTGCTGCAGAACAAGGAATACGACAAGCAATTGTACATTTCCTTTCAACTGGCTTTGCGTGAATACATCAGCACCCTTGGTTTTGATGAATTGCTGGAAAAGAAAGAGAGCATCGCTCCTTTTATCCTGGCGCAGGTGAAAGAAAAAGCCACTGTACTGGGTATAGAAGTGGCGGGTTTCGGTATCCGTGATATCATCCTGCCGGGCGATGTGAAGGAGATCATGAACCAGGTATTGATCGCGGAAAAGAAGGCGCAGGCCAATACCATTATGCGCCGGGAAGAAACTGCCAGCACCCGTAGCCTGCTGAACACAGCCAAGCTGATGGAAGACAATGCGATGTTGTGGAAACTGAAGGAGATGGAATACGTGGAAAAGATCGCCGATAAGATCAGCAATATCAGTGTAAATGGCAACGGTGTACTGATAGAACAACTGAAGCAGATCTTCGTGCCGCAGAAGTGA